A single region of the Raphanus sativus cultivar WK10039 chromosome 1, ASM80110v3, whole genome shotgun sequence genome encodes:
- the LOC130497074 gene encoding glycine-rich cell wall structural protein-like → MEIWVILIIAAGSFVGVLIFFVALAGGGDGREGKGGDGREGEGGGGGMGDLRGSDYSGGHRGFSNSGGGVGGVGGWFGGGGGAL, encoded by the exons ATGGAGATCTGGGTAATACTCATCATAGCTGCTGGTTCTTTTGTTggtgttttgatattttttgtgGCCTTAGCTGGGGGTGGTGATGGCAGAGAAGGAAAGGGTGGTGATGGCAGAGAAGGAGAGGGTGGCGGAGGCGGAATGGGAGATCTAAGAGGTAGTGATTATTCTGGGGGTCATAGAGGATTTTCGAATAGTGGTGGCGGAGTTGGCGGAGTTGGCGGCTGGTTTGGTGGTGGGGGTGGAG CTTTGTGA